The segment TTGTAGTGGCCAAAGACGGGAGCGGAAACTTCAAAACGGTACAGGAAGCCATCAATGCGGTGCCTGATTTCCGGAAGAACACCACCACCATCTTCATCAAGAACGGCACCTACAAAGAGAAACTCACTTTGCCGGCCACCAAAACGGCAGTAAAAATGATTGGCGAGGACGTGAGGAAAACCATCCTCACCTTTGATGATTACGCGGCCAAGAAGAACCGCTTTGGCGAGGAGATGGGCACCACCGGGTCTACCAGCTTCTATGTCTTCGGCGATGATTTCACCGCCGAGAACATCACGTTTGAGAACTCGTCCGGCCCAGTAGGGCAGGCAGTGGCCGTACGCATTGACGGAGACAAGGTCATGTTCCAGAACTGCCGTTTCCTGGGTTTCCAGGATACTTTGTACCCGCACGGTGAGAAAAGCCGCCAGTACTATAGAAACTGCTACATAGAAGGCACCACCGATTTCATCTTCGGGTGGTCCACAGCCGTGTTTGAGAACTGCGAGATCTTCGCTAAGAAAGGCGGCAGTTTCATTACTGCTGCTTCAACTATTGAAGGCGCTCCTTACGGGTTTGTGTTCCTGAACTGCCGGCTCACCGGCGATGCCCCGGAGAAGTCATATTACCTGGGCCGGCCGTGGAGACCTTTCGCCAAGACGGTGTTCATCAACACGTACATGGGCAAGCACATCAAGCCTGAGGGCTGGCACAACTGGAACAAACCGGAGGCCGAGAAACAAGTGCTGTACGCCGAATACAACTCCACCGGACCTGGCGCTTCTACAAAAGACCGCGTGAAATGGTCTAAACAACTCACTGCCGAGCAGGTCAAAGACTACTCTTTAGAGAAGGTGTTCGGAGACTGGAATCCGCTGGCGGTAAAACCAGCGGTTCAGGCCGGCAAATAAGTTAATTTTGTTTTGCCTCTGTTTTCCAGAAATCACCCTGAAAGCAGCGAGAGGGTTTATCTGAAGTCACCAGAAGAGATAGGAGAGGACAGGTAAGACAAATTGAGGCAAGGGGAGAGGCCCGGAACCAGAATTGTACAGGGCCACCGATTTAACATTACCATTGAATATGAAAATCAGATATTATACCGCTGGGTTTCTTTTCCTGATGGCCTGCCAGACGGAAAAGTCGTCGCCTACGGTTTCTTCTTCCCCCGCTGTTTCTTCCAATGAAGTGTCAAACGTGTGGGTCTCTGATAAAGGAGACGGTACCTTCCAAAATCCGGTCCTGGATGCCGACTACTCTGATCCCGATGTGGTGCGCGTAGGCGATGACTTCTACATGACCTCCTCCAGCTTTAGTTCTATTCCGGGTTTGCAGATTCTGCACTCCAAAGACATGATCAATTGGAAAATCATCGGGTATGCCTTAGATCGGCTGCCGCCTTATGATCATTTCGCCAAACCGCAGCACGGCAATGGCGTGTGGGCGCCTGCTATCCGGCATCACAAGGGCGAGTTCTACATCTATTGGGGAGACCCGGACTTTGGGATTTACATGGTGAAAACCAATAACCCGGCGGGCCGCTGGGATGCGCCGGTACTGGTGATGGAGGGCAAAGGCCTGATTGACTCCTGCCCGCTGTGGGACGAGGACGGCAATACCTACCTGGTGCACGGTTGGGCCGGAAGCCGGGCAGGCATTAAAAGCATGCTTACCGTAAACCGCATGAACCCCGAGGGCACCAAGGTCCTGGATGAGGGCGTGATGGTATTTGACGGCCATGATGCACACCCCACCGT is part of the Rufibacter tibetensis genome and harbors:
- a CDS encoding pectinesterase family protein, coding for MTFKKPFLVLALLFGALLVQAQKYDFVVAKDGSGNFKTVQEAINAVPDFRKNTTTIFIKNGTYKEKLTLPATKTAVKMIGEDVRKTILTFDDYAAKKNRFGEEMGTTGSTSFYVFGDDFTAENITFENSSGPVGQAVAVRIDGDKVMFQNCRFLGFQDTLYPHGEKSRQYYRNCYIEGTTDFIFGWSTAVFENCEIFAKKGGSFITAASTIEGAPYGFVFLNCRLTGDAPEKSYYLGRPWRPFAKTVFINTYMGKHIKPEGWHNWNKPEAEKQVLYAEYNSTGPGASTKDRVKWSKQLTAEQVKDYSLEKVFGDWNPLAVKPAVQAGK